A stretch of the Medicago truncatula cultivar Jemalong A17 chromosome 5, MtrunA17r5.0-ANR, whole genome shotgun sequence genome encodes the following:
- the LOC11413217 gene encoding disease resistance protein RGA2, whose product MSKHFMIELWIANGFISSNQMLDAEGVGNEVWNELYWRSFFQDTETDEFGQITSFKMHDLVHELAESVTREVCCITYNNDLPTVSESIRHLSVYKENSFEIVNSIQLHHAKSLKTYLAENFNVFDAGQLSPQVLKCYSLRVLLSNRLNKLPTSIGGLKYLRYLDISEGSFNSLPKSLCKLYNLQVLKLDACYNLQKLPDGLTCLKALQHLSLRGCDSLSSLPPHLGKLNSLKTLSKYIVGNKRGFLLEELGQLNLKGQLHIKNLERVKSVADAKKANISRKKLNHLWLSWERNEVSQLQENIEQILEALQPYAQQLYSCGIGGYTGAHFPPWIASPSLKDLSSLELVDCKSCLNLPELWKLPSLKYLNISNMIHALQELYIYHCKNIRSITNEVLKGLHSLKVLNIMKCNKFNMSSGFQYLTCLETLVIGSCSEVNGFHEALQHMTSLQSLTLSDLPNLRISA is encoded by the coding sequence ATGAGCAAGCACTTCATGATTGAGCTTTGGATTGCTAATGGCTTCATTTCATCCAATCAAATGTTGGATGCAGAAGGTGTTGGTAATGAGGTGTGGAATGAATTATATTGGAGATCATTTTTCCAAGATACTGAGACAGATGAATTTGGTCAAATTACATCATTTAAGATGCATGATCTTGTTCATGAACTTGCTGAGTCAGTTACAAGAGAAGTTTGTTGCATCACTTATAACAATGACTTGCCTACTGTGTCTGAGAGTATCCGCCACCTCTCAGTTTACAAGGAAAATTCATTTGAGATAGTCAATTCAATACAGTTGCACCATGCCAAGTCATTGAAGACCTATCTGGCGGAGAATTTCAATGTGTTTGATGCTGGACAACTTTCACCTCAGGTATTGAAATGTTATTCTTTACGGGTACTTTTGAGCAATAGACTAAACAAATTGCCTACTTCAATTGGCGGTCTAAAATATCTAAGATATTTAGATATTTCTGAAGGTAGCTTCAATAGCCTTCCAAAATCGCTTTGCAAGCTTTACAATTTGCAAGTCTTGAAGTTAGATGCTTGTTATAATCTACAAAAGTTGCCTGATGGTTTAACATGCTTAAAAGCTCTCCAACATTTGTCTTTAAGAGGTTGTGATTCACTATCAAGCTTGCCCCCTCATTTAGGAAAGCTGAATTCCCTAAAGACTTTAAGCAAATACATTGTTGGCAACAAAAGGGGGTTCCTTTTGGAAGAACTGGGACAACTTAACCTTAAAGGACAGTTGCACATCAAGAATTTAGAGAGAGTTAAGAGTGTAGCAGATGCCAAAAAAGCCAATATTTCAAGGAAGAAACTGAACCATTTGTGGTTGTCATGGGAAAGAAATGAAGTCTCCCAACTACAAGAAAATATTGAGCAGATTCTAGAAGCGCTTCAACCTTATGCCCAACAACTTTATTCTTGTGGCATAGGAGGATACACAGGTGCGCATTTTCCACCATGGATTGCTAGCCCTTCTCTCAAAGATTTAAGTTCTTTAGAGCTTGTGGATTGCAAGAGTTGTTTAAACCTTCCGGAATTGTGGAAACTACCTTCTCTAAAGTATCTAAACATATCCAACATGATCCATGCTCTCCAAGAACTATATATTTACCATTGCAAAAACATCAGGTCAATAACCAATGAAGTATTGAAAGGACTACACTCTCTCAAGGTGTTAAATATTATGAAGTGCAATAAGTTCAACATGTCATCGGGTTTTCAATATCTAACTTGTCTTGAGACGTTGGTGATTGGTAGCTGTTCAGAAGTCAACGGTTTCCATGAGGCTTTACAACATATGACTTCTTTGCAGTCCTTAACCTTATCTGATCTTCCAAACCTTAGAATCTCTGCCTGA